In the genome of bacterium, one region contains:
- a CDS encoding ABC transporter ATP-binding protein produces MIELQGVKKVYNMGKTQVHALRGVDLKIDQSEYVAVMGPSGSGKSTILNILGMLDLPSEGKYLIGGTDVTEFSDSQLANMRNKRVGFIFQTFNLLSRTSALGNVELPLVYSGVQRKERHKRARHALDMVGLGDRMSHKPNELSGGQRQRVAIARALVTAPDIILADEPTGNLDSKTGEDIMVLLDKLYEKGNTIILVTHESFIAEHANRTVQILDGLIASDTNKHKA; encoded by the coding sequence GAGTAAAAAAGGTCTATAACATGGGCAAAACACAAGTTCATGCCCTTCGCGGAGTCGATCTAAAGATCGATCAATCGGAATATGTGGCTGTAATGGGGCCATCTGGAAGCGGAAAATCTACGATTCTTAACATCCTCGGGATGCTGGACCTTCCATCGGAGGGAAAATATTTGATTGGCGGAACGGATGTCACCGAATTCAGCGACTCGCAACTCGCGAATATGCGGAATAAGAGAGTAGGATTTATATTTCAGACATTTAATCTGCTATCCCGAACTTCGGCGCTCGGGAATGTCGAATTACCTTTAGTATATTCCGGCGTTCAACGAAAAGAAAGACACAAGAGGGCGAGGCACGCCCTTGATATGGTTGGATTGGGCGATAGAATGTCGCATAAACCAAACGAACTATCGGGCGGACAAAGACAGAGAGTAGCCATTGCCAGAGCGCTCGTGACCGCGCCGGATATTATTTTGGCGGACGAGCCTACGGGAAACCTAGATAGCAAAACAGGCGAGGATATAATGGTCCTTCTCGATAAACTCTACGAGAAAGGCAACACAATAATACTGGTTACTCATGAGTCATTTATTGCAGAACACGCAAACAGAACTGTGCAAATTCTAGATGGTCTAATAGCCTCGGATACCAATAAGCACAAGGCATAA